In the Solibacillus sp. FSL K6-1523 genome, one interval contains:
- a CDS encoding DMT family transporter, with translation MSQQTLANMLLIVINAFWGLSYVFMKLGLGSLQVFNIVGLRFLLAFLIAGILFYKRLMLVTKKVIISSFMLGTLLFGVFTFVTFGVSMTSASNAGFLVSLTVIFVPLINCLLVRRLPSRQVFIGLLFILTGIGLLTLKHSLTINPGDILCIMGALLYATFIILTGKLTKEDDPLTLGILQLGVAGVLAMICSILFETPSLPSTLNSWIGILGLGILCSAVGFIGQTIAQKYTTPTLTGLIFALEPIFAVFFAVLFLKEVFTLKDIISCSIVILGIIIAQVDIKKLSRLKVYCLVRKSCSDTSK, from the coding sequence ATGAGCCAACAGACATTGGCAAATATGTTATTGATAGTTATAAATGCTTTTTGGGGGCTATCATATGTTTTTATGAAATTAGGGCTTGGTTCACTCCAAGTCTTCAACATTGTTGGGCTTAGATTTTTACTTGCTTTTTTAATAGCAGGAATTCTCTTTTACAAACGTTTAATGCTAGTTACTAAAAAAGTGATTATTTCTTCTTTTATGCTAGGAACATTATTGTTTGGTGTTTTCACCTTTGTCACATTTGGTGTTAGTATGACATCAGCCTCTAATGCGGGATTCCTTGTAAGCCTTACAGTAATCTTCGTACCCTTAATCAATTGTTTATTAGTTCGACGCTTACCATCTAGGCAGGTTTTTATTGGGTTACTATTTATTTTGACGGGTATTGGGTTATTGACATTAAAACATTCATTAACAATAAATCCTGGAGATATTTTATGTATTATGGGCGCACTGTTGTATGCGACATTCATCATATTAACAGGAAAATTGACAAAAGAAGATGATCCACTGACTCTTGGTATTTTACAATTAGGCGTAGCTGGAGTATTAGCGATGATTTGCAGTATCTTATTTGAAACTCCGTCTTTACCATCTACATTAAATTCTTGGATTGGTATTTTAGGTCTTGGGATACTTTGCAGTGCAGTAGGATTTATTGGTCAAACGATTGCACAAAAATATACAACCCCTACACTTACAGGTTTAATTTTTGCACTTGAACCGATTTTTGCAGTCTTTTTTGCGGTTCTATTTTTAAAGGAAGTTTTTACGCTAAAAGATATTATTAGTTGTAGTATCGTTATATTGGGAATTATAATCGCACAAGTAGATATAAAAAAATTATCTAGATTAAAAGTTTATTGTTTAGTAAGGAAAAGTTGTTCCGATACTTCGAAATAA